The Halostella salina nucleotide sequence ACCGGCATCTTCCTGTTTTTCATCACCACGGCGTACGTCGACGGCGGCAATCCGCCGCTCGTCAAGGGCGGACAGGTCGGCGAGTACGCCAGCCCGCTTCCTCACGTCCTCATCCTGACGGCCATCGTCGTCGGCGTGAGCCTCACCGCGGTGGCGCTCGCGCTGATCGTCCGGATCTACGCGGAGTACGGCACGCTGAACGAAAACGTGCTCCGGGAGGTGCGCGCCGATGAGTGACGTGCCGGCGCTGCTGGTCGCGGTGCCAATCGTGGCCGGGGTCGTCGCGCTGGTCGTCGGACAGTGGCGTGACCGGGCCGCATGGGCCGTCGCGCTGGTCGCGTCCGCCGCGCAGGTCGTGCTGGCCGGTTCGCTCGCGACGACGGTGTTCCGCGACGGGACGGTGTCGTACGAGGTGGGGAACTTCGCCGCGCCGTACGGCATCGAACTCGTCGTCGACGGGCTGTCGGCGTCGGTGGCGGTGCTGGTCGCCGTCGTCGCGCTGGGCGTCCTCGTCTACTCGCGGGTTTCGGGGCCGCATACGCCCGCCTTCCACGCCGAGTACCTCCTGCTCGTCGCCGGCCTCTCCGGGATGAGCATCACCGGCGACGTGTTCAACCTGTACGTCTTCCTGGAGATCACCGGGCTGGCCGCCTACGCGCTGGTCGCCTCGGGCGACGGCGGCCGTGCGGCCGTCGGCGCGCTGAAGTACCTCATCGTCGGCACCGTCGGCGCGTCGCTGTACCTGCTCGGCGTCGGCTACGCGTTCGTCGCCACCGGCACGCTGAACATGGCCGACATGTCCGCGAAGCTCGCCGAGGTCGGGTACGCCGACCCGCTGGTCCTTGCCGCCTTCGGCCTCATCGTGACGGGGCTGGCGGTCAAGTCGGCTATCTTCCCGCTGCACACCTGGCAGCCGGAGGCGTACGCCGGCGCGCCCGACAGCGTCAGCGCGTTCATCTCCGCGCTGGTGTCGACGGTGTCGGCGTACGCCATCGCGCGGCTGGTCGTCTCGGTGTTCACCGTCGACTTCCTCCGCGCGAACCCGGTCGCACAGGACCTGGTCGTCGCGCTCGCCGGCGTCAGCGTCGTCGCCGGGAGCGCGCTCGCGGTGACCCAGAGCGAGATCAAGCGGATGCTCGCGTACTCCTCGGTGTCGCAGTTCGGCCTCGTCGTCGCCGCGTTCGCGCTGGCGACGGAGTCGGCGTTCGTCGGGGGTACCATTCACCTGCTCGGCCACGCCGTGATGAAGGGCGGCCTGTTCATGGCCGCCGGCGCGGTCGCCGCGGCGACGGGCGCGCGGACCGTCTCGGAGTACCGCGGGCTGGCCAGTCGCCGGCCGGTGCTGGCCGGCTCCTTCGCCGTCCTCGCGCTCGCGATGGTCGGCGTCCCGCCGGCGGTCGGCTTCGTCGGCAAGTGGTACATCGCGCTGGCGGCGGTCGAGGCCGAGGCGTGGTCCATCGCCGTCGTCATCCTCGTCAGCACGCTGCTGACGCTGGCGTACTTCGCCCGGGTGATAGAGCGGATGTACTTCGCAAGCGCCCCGGCGGCGACCGCGGCCGACGAGGCCACCGAGCCGACGCCCGACGCGGCGGTCGTCGACGGCGGCGACGGGCCGCTCTCCGGACGCGGGTCACCACGCTCCGACGGCGGTGCTGACGGGCCCTTCGCCCTCACGCCGGGCGTCGTCGCGCTGGTCGTCGTCGTCACGGTCACGTCGGTCGCGCTCGGCTTCGTCGCGACCGAGTACGCACAGTTGCTAGAACAGACCCTCCCCCCACTCCTCTCACCATGACTGACCCATCGCTCAGACCGCTCGCCGCGGTTCTCGCGGCCGCGCTCCCCATCGTCGCCATCGTCGCGTCGCACCGCCGGCCGAACGTCCGCGAGGGGTGGTCCGTCGCGGCCGCCCTCGCCACCTTCGGGATCGTCGCGAGCATGGTCCCCGGAGTGCTCGACGGGGCCGTCTACGTCACGAACCTCGGGACGTTCGTGTTCGGCGTGGACTTCGCGCTCCGGGCCGACGCGCTCGGCGTGCTGTTCGCCCTGCTGGCGAGCTTCCTGTGGGTCGTCACGACGTTCTACAGCGTCGGCTACATGCGGGGGCTGGACGAGCACTCGCAGACGCGCTACTTCGCCTCGTTCGCGGCCAGCGTGGCGGCGGCGGTCGGCGTCGCCTTCGGCGCGAACCTGCTCGTCCTGTTCGTGTTCTACGAACTGCTGACGGTCGCCACGTACCCGCTGGTCACCCACGACGAGGACGCCGAGGCCCGCGCCGCCGGCCGGAAGTACCTCACCTACACGTTCGGCGGCGGCGTCGCGGTGCTCGCCGGCACCATCCTCGTCTACTGGCTGACCGGCACGGTCGCGTTCTCGCCCGGCGGGATCGAGGGGCTCGCGACCGCAAACGAGCTGTACGCCCGCGCGGCGTTCGCGCTGCTGGCCGGCGGTTTCGGCGTCAAGGCGGCGCTGATGCCGGCCCACTCCTGGCTGCCCGACGCGATGGTCGCGCCGACGCCCGTCTCCGGCCTGCTCCACGCGGTCGCGGTCGTCAAGAGCGGCGTGTTCGGCGTCGCCCGCGTCGTCCTCGACGTGTTCGGCCCGGGGACGGTTGCGGACCTGGGCGTCGGCGTCGCGCTGGCCGCGGTCGCCGCGTTCACGCTGCTCGTGGCGAGCATCATCGCGCTCCGGCAGGACAACCTCAAACGGCGGCTCGCCTACTCGACGGTAAGCCAGCTGTCGTACATCGTGCTCGGCCTCGGCGTCGGCGCGTACGACGCCTCGGGGCTGGCGCTGACCGGCGGGCTGCTCCACATCCCCGCCCACGCGTTCATGAAGCTCACCCTGTTCTTCTGTGCCGGCGCGATCCACGTCGAGACCCACACCGACGACATCAGCGACATGGCCGGGATCGGCCGGCGGATGCCGCTGACGATGGCGGCGTTCGGCGTCGCCAGCCTCGGGATGGCCGGCATCCCGCTGCTCGCGGGCTTCGTCAGCAAGTGGTACCTGTTGCTCGGGAGCGTCGAGGCCGGGTACGCCGTCTTCGCGGTCGCCCTGCTCGTCTCGGGCGTGCTGAACATCGCGTACTTCTGGCCGGTCGTCTACCAGGCGTTCTTCCAGACGGCCGACGACTCCGACGCAAAGCCCGTCATCGAGAACCCCTTCGGCGGCGCGACGCCGGCGGCAACCGGCCACGGCGACGCCGCCCGGACCGACGGCGGGTCGGCCGACGACGGTCCGGTCCGCGAGGACGACGAGACGTACGCGGTCGACCGCAACCCGAGCGACCACGTCGACGACGCGAGCGCGGACGCCGGCGAGATGGACGACGCGCCCGGATCCGCCGACGCGACGGCGGACGACCACCACGGCTACGAGGCACACGACGACAAGGACCCCGACCACCACAACGAGCACCACGGCGGGCCGCCGGCCGGCGGCTGGGAGCGCCGGGGCTTCGGCGATGAGAGCACCTGGTTCATGCTCGGCCCCATCTCGACGGCGGCGCTGGGCGCGATACTGCTCGGGGTCGTCCCGCACGCGGCGGTGTTTCTGGAGATCGTCGACCTGATCGTGACGGGGGTGCTGGGCTGATGGTCGAGTTCGCGTTCACCGCAGTCCCGCCCGCCGTGCCCGTCCTCGCCGTCGCGCTGCTGCTCCCGCTGCTCTCGCGTCGGGTCGGCCACGCGCTCGGCGCGCTGACCGCGGCCGGCGTGATGGGCTGGACGTACCTCGTCCCGGCGGGGGCGTATCTCGGCCCGGAGCTGACGTTCCTCGGCTTCGACGCCGTGCTGTTCAACGTCGACCCGTTCTCGCGGCTGATGGGCGTCGTCTTCGGTCTCATCGGGGCCGCGGCGGTCGTCTACTCGTACTACAGCGACGCCGAGAACGTCCAGACCGCGTACGCGCTCACCTACGTCGGCTCCAGCCTCGGCGCGGTGTTCGCGGGCGACTGGCTCACGCTGATCTTCTTCTGGGAGCTGATGGCCGTCACCAGCACGCTGCTGGTGTGGCACCACGGCGGGAAGGCGGTGCGCGCCGGCTTCCGCTACGCCCTGCTGCACGGCATCGGCGGGAGCCTGCTGATGGCCGCCATCGTCTGGCACTACGCGGAGGTCGGGACGTTCCTCTTTGCCTCGGTGCCGGGCGGCCCGGCGGTGGCCGGTATCACGGCCGGCCTGCCCGCGGCGCTCGCGGCGCTGGGCATCGGCGTCAACGTCGGCTTCATCGGTCTGCACGCGTGGCTGCCGGACACGTACCCGCGGCCCCACGTCGCGGCGAGCGTGTTCCTCTGCGTGTACACCACCAAGACCGGCGTGTACGGGATGTACCGCGCCTTCCCCGAGGGCCACATCTGGATCGCGTACATGGGCGGCGCGATGGCCGTCTTCGGCGCGACATTCGCGCTGTTCCAGAACGACATGCGCCGCCTGCTCTCCTAC carries:
- a CDS encoding cation:proton antiporter subunit C; the encoded protein is MIDLLLTRYNYVAVALLLGIGVYMMIENANLVKKVIGMNVFQTGIFLFFITTAYVDGGNPPLVKGGQVGEYASPLPHVLILTAIVVGVSLTAVALALIVRIYAEYGTLNENVLREVRADE
- a CDS encoding monovalent cation/H+ antiporter subunit D family protein — encoded protein: MSDVPALLVAVPIVAGVVALVVGQWRDRAAWAVALVASAAQVVLAGSLATTVFRDGTVSYEVGNFAAPYGIELVVDGLSASVAVLVAVVALGVLVYSRVSGPHTPAFHAEYLLLVAGLSGMSITGDVFNLYVFLEITGLAAYALVASGDGGRAAVGALKYLIVGTVGASLYLLGVGYAFVATGTLNMADMSAKLAEVGYADPLVLAAFGLIVTGLAVKSAIFPLHTWQPEAYAGAPDSVSAFISALVSTVSAYAIARLVVSVFTVDFLRANPVAQDLVVALAGVSVVAGSALAVTQSEIKRMLAYSSVSQFGLVVAAFALATESAFVGGTIHLLGHAVMKGGLFMAAGAVAAATGARTVSEYRGLASRRPVLAGSFAVLALAMVGVPPAVGFVGKWYIALAAVEAEAWSIAVVILVSTLLTLAYFARVIERMYFASAPAATAADEATEPTPDAAVVDGGDGPLSGRGSPRSDGGADGPFALTPGVVALVVVVTVTSVALGFVATEYAQLLEQTLPPLLSP
- a CDS encoding cation:proton antiporter encodes the protein MTDPSLRPLAAVLAAALPIVAIVASHRRPNVREGWSVAAALATFGIVASMVPGVLDGAVYVTNLGTFVFGVDFALRADALGVLFALLASFLWVVTTFYSVGYMRGLDEHSQTRYFASFAASVAAAVGVAFGANLLVLFVFYELLTVATYPLVTHDEDAEARAAGRKYLTYTFGGGVAVLAGTILVYWLTGTVAFSPGGIEGLATANELYARAAFALLAGGFGVKAALMPAHSWLPDAMVAPTPVSGLLHAVAVVKSGVFGVARVVLDVFGPGTVADLGVGVALAAVAAFTLLVASIIALRQDNLKRRLAYSTVSQLSYIVLGLGVGAYDASGLALTGGLLHIPAHAFMKLTLFFCAGAIHVETHTDDISDMAGIGRRMPLTMAAFGVASLGMAGIPLLAGFVSKWYLLLGSVEAGYAVFAVALLVSGVLNIAYFWPVVYQAFFQTADDSDAKPVIENPFGGATPAATGHGDAARTDGGSADDGPVREDDETYAVDRNPSDHVDDASADAGEMDDAPGSADATADDHHGYEAHDDKDPDHHNEHHGGPPAGGWERRGFGDESTWFMLGPISTAALGAILLGVVPHAAVFLEIVDLIVTGVLG